In one window of Erwinia tasmaniensis Et1/99 DNA:
- the sugE gene encoding quaternary ammonium compound efflux SMR transporter SugE — protein MAWLILFIAGIFEIVWSFAMKESHGFSKLAPSLVTIVGMLVSFGCLAWAMRVLPLGTAYTVWTGIGAVGAFLMGIFFLGEPASAMRIIAATLIVSGLILMKVSS, from the coding sequence ATGGCGTGGTTAATCCTTTTCATTGCCGGTATTTTTGAAATCGTCTGGTCATTCGCCATGAAAGAATCACATGGTTTCTCAAAATTGGCGCCTTCGTTGGTCACCATTGTTGGCATGCTGGTCAGTTTCGGCTGTCTGGCATGGGCAATGCGCGTACTGCCGTTGGGCACCGCCTACACTGTCTGGACCGGTATCGGCGCCGTTGGGGCCTTTCTGATGGGAATTTTTTTCCTTGGCGAGCCGGCCAGCGCCATGCGAATCATCGCCGCGACGCTGATCGTTTCGGGCCTTATCCTGATGAAAGTTTCTTCGTAG
- a CDS encoding PDR/VanB family oxidoreductase → MQTIEVVVDALARQGNNNLSLTLVSADGSTLPAWQAGAHIDLHLAAGLIRQYSLTGDPQQRDSWLLCVKREEASRGGSRLVHEKLRPGQRLTASLPRSLFALRPARHTVLIAGGIGITPLLAMAEQLDASGQSFELHYYVRQRGDIAFRHRWQQGFRHGSVKLWCGCEGHSPRRALPPALQHPDGQRLYLCGPQGLMAHVQQQALHHGWSPEQVHSEAFAAVTALDGQDAGEGFTLILQASGRSFYVPPEKTIAVVLLENDIAIPLSCEMGICGACLTPVVSGLADHRDTVQSVAEKTCTSQQIALCCSRSRTSQLVIDL, encoded by the coding sequence ATGCAGACCATTGAGGTGGTGGTAGATGCGCTGGCACGCCAGGGCAACAACAATCTGTCGCTAACGCTGGTGAGCGCGGACGGCAGTACGCTGCCCGCCTGGCAGGCCGGGGCGCATATCGATCTGCACCTTGCCGCCGGGCTGATCCGTCAGTATTCGCTGACCGGAGATCCGCAGCAGCGCGACAGCTGGCTGCTGTGCGTCAAGCGTGAAGAGGCCTCGCGCGGAGGATCGCGCCTGGTGCACGAGAAGCTGCGGCCCGGTCAGCGGCTGACGGCCTCTTTGCCGCGCTCGCTGTTTGCGCTGCGGCCCGCCCGGCACACGGTGTTGATCGCTGGCGGAATTGGCATTACCCCGCTGCTGGCGATGGCCGAACAGCTGGACGCCAGCGGACAGAGTTTTGAGCTGCACTACTATGTCCGGCAGCGGGGTGATATCGCCTTTCGCCACCGTTGGCAGCAGGGTTTTCGCCACGGCAGCGTGAAGCTGTGGTGCGGCTGTGAAGGGCACAGCCCGCGCCGCGCATTGCCGCCGGCGTTACAGCATCCCGATGGCCAGCGCCTGTATCTGTGCGGCCCGCAGGGGCTGATGGCCCACGTTCAGCAGCAGGCGCTGCACCACGGCTGGTCGCCGGAGCAGGTTCACAGCGAAGCCTTTGCCGCCGTCACCGCGTTGGACGGCCAGGATGCAGGGGAAGGCTTTACGCTTATCTTGCAGGCCAGCGGGCGGTCGTTCTACGTACCGCCGGAGAAGACGATCGCCGTGGTGCTGCTGGAGAATGACATTGCCATCCCCCTTTCCTGCGAAATGGGCATTTGCGGTGCCTGCCTGACGCCGGTGGTCTCCGGGCTTGCCGATCACCGGGATACCGTGCAATCGGTAGCGGAAAAAACCTGCACCTCCCAGCAAATCGCCCTGTGCTGTTCGCGCAGCCGCACGTCGCAATTGGTGATTGATTTGTAA
- a CDS encoding LysR family transcriptional regulator encodes MDPFSRFSHYFAAVATSGSLRKAAEQLHVSASAINRQILLAEEMMGTRLFERLPAGLKLTTAGELLYDDIRRWEREFCRTRQRFDELQGLKRGHVSLALIAALNEGVVVNALADIAELYPWLTFDLAVHNSQTIVGRVASAEIDFGLLLDPIAHGGLEVRAFCELPIGVVMPADHPLAQQPSLSFGQISESRHIMPTAPLMVHERTAMLYGRHGMTPQATISCNDIRLIKSLVCAGAGLSVLSLLDVRQEVASGTLAFVPLHGQAVRPLTLALCVAPKRQLSRAAQVVIQHLSRVLEDLAGEQR; translated from the coding sequence GTGGATCCTTTTTCACGTTTTTCCCACTACTTCGCCGCCGTGGCCACCAGCGGCAGCCTGCGTAAGGCGGCGGAGCAGCTGCATGTTTCCGCCTCGGCGATCAACCGACAAATTCTGCTGGCGGAGGAGATGATGGGCACCCGGCTGTTTGAACGACTGCCCGCCGGGCTTAAGCTGACCACGGCCGGAGAGCTGCTGTATGATGATATTCGGCGCTGGGAGCGCGAATTCTGCCGCACCCGGCAGCGCTTTGATGAACTACAGGGGCTGAAGCGCGGGCACGTCAGCCTGGCGCTGATTGCCGCGCTAAATGAAGGCGTGGTGGTGAATGCACTGGCCGACATTGCCGAACTTTATCCGTGGCTGACCTTCGATCTGGCGGTGCACAACAGCCAGACTATCGTTGGCAGGGTGGCCAGCGCCGAGATCGATTTCGGCCTGCTGCTGGATCCGATAGCGCACGGCGGGCTGGAGGTGCGGGCATTTTGCGAACTGCCGATCGGCGTGGTGATGCCTGCCGACCATCCGCTGGCGCAGCAGCCTTCGCTCTCCTTCGGCCAAATCAGCGAAAGCCGCCATATCATGCCTACGGCACCGCTCATGGTGCATGAGCGCACCGCGATGCTGTACGGACGGCACGGGATGACGCCGCAGGCCACCATCAGCTGTAACGATATTCGTTTAATCAAATCGCTGGTCTGCGCCGGAGCCGGTCTGTCGGTTCTGAGCCTGCTGGATGTCAGGCAGGAGGTGGCGAGCGGTACGCTGGCGTTTGTGCCGCTGCATGGGCAGGCGGTACGCCCACTCACGCTTGCGCTGTGCGTGGCACCCAAACGCCAGCTGTCACGCGCCGCCCAGGTGGTGATCCAGCACTTGAGCCGGGTACTGGAGGATCTCGCGGGGGAACAGAGATAG
- a CDS encoding fimbrial protein encodes MKKILLTFAAAALTLMAANAQAANGTVKFTGSIVKSACDVTSGDASKEVFIGKYPTSAFKKVGDVTASKAFTINLANCETGNYTLRFDGPTVSGNPNLLAVNGAAGVGIEILDNNEKTLPINQSSDANSPWVAIASTDSQSANGSAAFNLKARYKSYNTAVTAGDANASSSFTIEYK; translated from the coding sequence ATGAAAAAAATCTTGTTAACTTTTGCTGCCGCAGCACTGACTCTGATGGCCGCTAATGCGCAGGCCGCCAACGGCACGGTTAAATTTACTGGCTCTATCGTTAAATCTGCCTGTGATGTTACGTCGGGCGATGCCAGCAAAGAAGTATTTATCGGTAAATACCCAACCAGCGCATTTAAAAAAGTGGGTGATGTCACCGCTTCTAAAGCTTTCACCATTAACCTGGCCAACTGTGAAACCGGTAATTACACGCTGCGTTTTGATGGCCCTACCGTTTCTGGTAACCCGAACTTACTGGCAGTCAACGGCGCCGCCGGTGTGGGTATCGAAATTCTGGATAACAACGAAAAAACGCTCCCTATCAACCAGAGCTCCGATGCCAACTCACCGTGGGTCGCTATTGCCAGCACCGATAGCCAGAGCGCTAACGGCAGCGCCGCGTTTAACCTGAAAGCGCGTTACAAGTCCTATAACACCGCAGTGACTGCTGGTGATGCTAATGCCAGCTCAAGCTTCACCATCGAGTACAAATAA
- a CDS encoding PilZ domain-containing protein: protein MPTLSYRVMTKTDRYEILALLREAMKKSGSVELELQERTLSCQFLHIDLQSFSIAFMEELCDVATPLEFVIKGSNERIGFTTSRLAEQNVPGGLAFQFPAEITLAQRRSEIRITIAEHHNFFCEGRFRDGFSHKLRVKDLSRNGIGLIYDRPLPELTRPGMLLKNMLLMLGDLDSFTVDLTVLSIKEITSLDEMNKECTHHIFSCQFHKPSPDFSRKMEETVMGIVLEDKRMKRLR from the coding sequence ATGCCAACATTATCTTATCGAGTCATGACTAAAACTGACCGTTACGAAATTCTCGCTTTACTACGAGAAGCGATGAAAAAAAGTGGTAGCGTTGAGCTGGAGCTTCAGGAGAGGACGCTAAGCTGCCAGTTCCTGCATATTGATTTACAGAGTTTTAGCATTGCCTTCATGGAGGAGCTGTGCGACGTTGCGACTCCTCTGGAATTTGTGATTAAAGGCAGTAATGAAAGAATCGGCTTTACCACCTCCAGGCTGGCTGAACAAAACGTTCCTGGGGGGCTGGCATTTCAGTTTCCAGCAGAAATCACTCTTGCCCAGCGTCGTAGTGAGATCAGGATCACCATCGCTGAACACCACAATTTCTTTTGTGAAGGGCGGTTCCGCGATGGTTTTAGCCATAAACTGCGGGTTAAAGACCTGTCACGCAACGGTATCGGGCTGATTTACGACAGGCCACTGCCCGAACTCACTCGTCCAGGCATGCTGCTTAAAAATATGTTGCTGATGTTGGGCGATCTTGACTCATTCACGGTGGATTTAACCGTGCTGAGCATTAAGGAAATTACGTCACTGGACGAAATGAACAAAGAGTGTACGCATCACATTTTTTCCTGTCAGTTCCACAAGCCGTCTCCTGATTTTTCGCGAAAAATGGAGGAAACGGTAATGGGTATTGTTCTGGAAGATAAGCGGATGAAGCGTCTGCGCTAA
- a CDS encoding fimbrial biogenesis chaperone, with amino-acid sequence MIKLFAATLCFFSLSAAAGIQVDQTRVIYNGNAKSASLDIHNDQPDTYMVQTWLDEGDKSKIPQNIPMQVIPPILKLAGKKEAVLRFVYSGNGLPQDRESLFWINIQEIPPAPKNENVLQIAVRTRIKLFYRPTGLNTTLPQQIAALKWQRQGNQLIVENNGPLNITLGVISLAGGAGNKREINADMIKAFDRISIPLPAGAENAKRLSFTYINDFGGNTRVEDISL; translated from the coding sequence ATGATTAAGTTATTCGCTGCCACACTGTGTTTTTTCTCCCTGAGTGCTGCCGCCGGCATTCAGGTCGACCAAACCCGTGTCATTTATAATGGCAATGCGAAGTCGGCGTCACTGGATATTCATAACGATCAGCCTGATACCTATATGGTGCAAACCTGGCTGGATGAGGGTGATAAAAGTAAAATCCCGCAGAATATTCCTATGCAGGTGATCCCGCCGATACTTAAGCTGGCCGGCAAAAAAGAGGCCGTTCTGCGCTTTGTCTACTCTGGTAATGGACTACCACAGGATCGCGAATCCCTTTTCTGGATCAATATACAAGAGATCCCGCCAGCGCCTAAGAATGAGAACGTATTGCAGATAGCGGTACGTACCCGCATCAAACTGTTCTACCGCCCAACGGGGCTGAACACCACCTTGCCGCAGCAGATTGCCGCGCTGAAATGGCAGCGTCAGGGGAATCAGCTGATCGTTGAAAATAATGGGCCGCTGAATATTACGCTGGGTGTGATCAGCCTGGCAGGGGGCGCCGGTAACAAACGGGAGATCAATGCCGATATGATAAAAGCATTCGATCGCATCAGCATCCCGCTTCCTGCCGGGGCAGAAAATGCTAAACGGCTGAGCTTTACCTATATCAACGATTTTGGCGGGAATACCCGGGTAGAAGATATCAGTCTGTAA
- a CDS encoding fimbria/pilus outer membrane usher protein, translated as MRSRLLQASVSMLLLLGISSASAEETFNTSFIHGDPSAVSTLANGDDILPGSYPFDIYLNGQRVDHKAVDFRKISPEKPIQVCISARDYLAYGVQLDESEGTASDCYDLARHLDGAKLSYDASVQKVDILVPQIYLVPVAQGSLSPRLYDHGINAGFINYNFSGSNNRSRTSGLNSNSNYYFLSTNSGLNLGQWRLRNNANWQQQSGKSRWRPIASWAETDIIPWRSRFQLGQRSTSNAVFDSFQFRGVQLSSVTDLLPDSLRGYAPVIRGIARTSARIEVRQNGYTVYSTNVAPGPFVLNDIYPTTSSGDLQVTVFEADGAKQNFSVPFSSVTHMLREGIWDYALTAGKYQDGTTNYQPRFIQGTLSRGLSHDLTPYGGLLVAEHYRSGVLGVGKSLGVLGAASFDTAWSDTELFNGDRQQGASFRFLYSKSLNALGTQLQVAGYRYSTSGYYDFSDMVSERSSYENGRYRNEYSDNTQPAQGVPGWAEDRRKVYYTDRYNNKRQRLELTLNQHIGPVSLYSSVTNQTYWGSGNRDQTFQVGMNSVVKEISYGLFLQDTRSNYGQKDRNITFTLSMPFTVFSDRQITANMNLSHSKQSGDSYNTGVSGTLLDDNRLNYYLQTGHSRSGGQTSTGDVGYMGSMGNAEVGYTQSETYQQGTLNLSGGALAHGGGITLSQPLQNTIVLVEAKNARGVRLENQPGVAIDRAGYAVMTSAMAYRHNRVALRTEDIGAGLDVPLAAKDVVPTYGAISKVAFETRSGQSLLIHLQGTEERSPAIGAAVFNVTGSNVGTVGTNGSTFVSGVNSDERLQIKWGESAAETCWVTLPAIEIRQTVGYQELNLPCRTQ; from the coding sequence ATGAGATCGCGCCTGCTTCAGGCGTCTGTCTCAATGTTGTTGCTACTCGGTATTTCATCGGCTTCGGCGGAAGAAACCTTCAACACGTCTTTTATTCACGGCGATCCCTCCGCCGTCAGTACGCTGGCTAATGGCGATGATATTCTTCCCGGTAGTTACCCCTTTGATATTTATCTCAACGGGCAACGGGTTGATCATAAAGCCGTCGACTTTCGTAAAATCTCGCCGGAAAAACCGATACAGGTCTGTATCAGCGCCCGTGACTATCTCGCGTATGGTGTCCAGCTCGATGAGAGCGAAGGAACAGCATCAGACTGTTACGATCTTGCCCGTCATCTTGATGGCGCTAAGCTGTCCTATGATGCCAGCGTGCAGAAAGTGGATATCCTGGTGCCGCAAATTTATCTGGTGCCGGTGGCTCAGGGCTCGCTTTCACCGCGTTTATACGACCACGGGATCAATGCCGGGTTTATTAACTATAATTTCAGTGGCTCCAATAACCGTTCGCGCACGTCAGGCCTCAACAGCAATAGTAATTATTATTTTTTGTCGACTAACAGCGGCTTAAATCTGGGTCAGTGGCGGTTACGTAACAATGCCAACTGGCAGCAGCAGTCCGGCAAAAGCCGCTGGCGACCTATCGCCAGCTGGGCAGAAACGGACATTATTCCATGGCGTTCGCGTTTCCAGCTGGGCCAGCGCAGCACCAGTAACGCCGTGTTTGATAGCTTCCAGTTTCGCGGCGTGCAGCTTTCGAGCGTCACCGACCTGCTGCCTGACAGCCTGCGAGGCTACGCCCCGGTGATACGCGGCATCGCCCGCACCAGCGCCCGTATCGAAGTCCGTCAAAACGGTTACACGGTGTACAGCACCAACGTGGCCCCAGGACCTTTTGTCCTCAACGATATTTACCCTACGACGTCAAGCGGCGACCTGCAGGTGACGGTTTTTGAAGCCGACGGCGCGAAACAGAACTTCAGCGTGCCCTTTTCCTCCGTCACACACATGCTGCGTGAGGGCATCTGGGACTATGCGTTGACGGCGGGTAAATATCAGGACGGAACGACGAACTACCAGCCGCGTTTTATTCAGGGCACGCTTTCACGAGGGCTGAGCCATGACTTGACGCCCTATGGTGGCCTGCTGGTCGCCGAGCACTACCGTTCTGGCGTGCTGGGCGTGGGGAAAAGTTTAGGTGTGCTAGGCGCGGCCTCTTTTGATACCGCCTGGTCGGACACCGAATTATTCAATGGCGATCGCCAGCAGGGAGCCAGCTTCCGTTTCCTCTATTCAAAGTCGTTGAATGCGCTCGGTACGCAATTACAGGTTGCCGGCTATCGCTATTCAACGTCAGGTTATTACGATTTTAGTGACATGGTCAGTGAACGATCGAGCTATGAAAATGGCCGCTATCGCAATGAATACAGTGATAATACGCAGCCGGCTCAAGGGGTGCCCGGATGGGCGGAAGATCGTCGCAAGGTTTATTACACCGATCGCTATAACAATAAGCGGCAGCGACTTGAGCTGACGCTCAACCAGCATATCGGCCCCGTTTCGTTGTACTCCAGCGTGACCAATCAGACCTATTGGGGCAGCGGCAATCGCGACCAAACTTTCCAGGTGGGGATGAACAGCGTGGTTAAAGAGATAAGTTATGGCCTCTTTTTACAGGATACGCGCAGTAACTATGGTCAAAAAGACCGCAATATCACCTTTACGCTATCCATGCCCTTTACGGTGTTCAGCGACAGACAGATCACGGCAAATATGAACCTGTCACACAGCAAACAAAGTGGCGACAGCTATAACACCGGCGTGAGCGGCACGCTGCTTGACGACAACCGTCTGAATTATTATCTGCAAACCGGCCATTCGCGCAGCGGCGGGCAGACCAGCACGGGCGATGTGGGGTACATGGGCAGCATGGGAAATGCCGAGGTGGGCTATACCCAGAGTGAAACTTACCAGCAGGGCACGCTGAATCTGTCGGGAGGGGCGTTAGCCCACGGCGGCGGCATCACTCTGTCCCAGCCTTTGCAAAATACGATTGTCCTGGTCGAAGCGAAAAATGCCCGTGGCGTGCGTCTGGAAAACCAGCCGGGCGTGGCTATCGATCGTGCCGGCTATGCGGTAATGACTTCTGCCATGGCCTACCGCCACAACCGGGTTGCGCTGCGCACCGAGGACATTGGTGCCGGGCTGGATGTGCCGCTGGCAGCGAAAGACGTGGTGCCGACCTATGGTGCGATCAGCAAAGTCGCTTTCGAAACGCGCAGCGGGCAAAGTTTACTCATTCATCTGCAGGGAACGGAAGAGCGCTCGCCGGCGATTGGTGCGGCGGTCTTCAACGTGACCGGCAGCAATGTCGGCACCGTCGGCACCAACGGAAGTACTTTTGTTTCCGGCGTTAACAGCGATGAACGTCTTCAGATTAAATGGGGCGAAAGCGCCGCAGAAACCTGCTGGGTAACGTTACCGGCCATCGAGATCCGCCAGACGGTGGGCTATCAGGAACTTAATCTTCCCTGCAGGACTCAATAA